The Anomalospiza imberbis isolate Cuckoo-Finch-1a 21T00152 chromosome 7, ASM3175350v1, whole genome shotgun sequence genome has a window encoding:
- the LOC137477552 gene encoding basic helix-loop-helix transcription factor scleraxis-like — protein sequence MEELCYSFKEGDPTAECLLWEPADPDTQLENFLLECLAEPSWPGPGGAELEKCPVPPEAPGQPRQRRAANLRERRRMLSINAAFEELRGRVPTFPYERRLSKIDTLRLAIAYIALLGDILLSGCHPKAYVEQCLRSGGRSPQRAAWNTSGERGWAVFGGEQSNPREVLLGSCLSHPNSCETAQK from the coding sequence ATGGAGGAGCTTTGCTACAGCTTCAAGGAAGGAGACCCCACTGCGGAATGTCTCCTCTGGGAGCCGGCAGATCCTGACACACAGCTGGAGAACTTTCTCCTGGAGTGCCTGGCAGAgccctcctggccagggccaGGGGGTGCTGAGCTGGAAAAGTGCCCAGTCCCTCCGGAGGcccccgggcagccccggcagcgccgcgccgccaaCCTCCGCGAGCGGAGGCGGATGCTCAGCATCAACGCGGCCTTCGAGGAGCTGCGCGGCCGCGTGCCCACCTTCCCCTACGAGAGGCGCCTCTCCAAGATCGACACGCTGCGCTTGGCCATCGCCTACATCGCCCTGCTGGGGGACATCCTCCTGTCCGGCTGCCACCCCAAGGCCTACGTGGAGCAGTGCCTGAGGAGCGGCGGCCGAAGCCCCCAGCGGGCAGCCTGGAACACGAGTGGTGAGCGAGGGTGGGCGGTGTTTGGGGGGGAGCAGAGCAACCCTCGGGAGGTGCTTTTGGGCAGTTGCTTGTCACACCCAAATAGCTGtgaaacagcacagaaatga